The following proteins are co-located in the Apium graveolens cultivar Ventura chromosome 5, ASM990537v1, whole genome shotgun sequence genome:
- the LOC141660226 gene encoding uncharacterized protein LOC141660226: MSSTDSGKHKDGMISLSYPMLTLENYTVWAMKMRVKMQAHGVWVTIDPEGSKGTVADKIDKTVMAVIYHSVLEDILLTLAEKKTAKEAWEAVKMLCQRAERVKQARIQTLKAEESVVDAYVVKKLLRDVPGKFLQIASTIEQFGNVETMTVEETVGSLKAYEERLRGKNESGGQKLLLTEEEWNKRENEDRNLLLTSEEWLKRSGGNEGQRSRGRDMKWVKDKSKVRCFNCSAYGYFSVEYKKTRKDRETKEEALIAQVPDEEPALLMMKCNEEKVMLFNEEGITPTLNSEKHGKSEVSNLWYLDNGASIHMSRQ; this comes from the exons ATGTCGTCGACAGATTCAGGAAAACACAAGGATGGTATGATAAGTCTGAGTTATCCCATGCTGACCCTTGAGAACTACACAGTGTGGGCTATGAAGATGAGAGTGAAAATGCAAGCCCATGGTGTTTGGGTGACTATTGATCCAGAGGGGTCAAAAGGAACAGTTGCAGACAAGATAGATAAGACAGTAATGGCAGTTATTTATCATAGTGTCCTTGAGGACATCTTGTTGACACTGGCGGAAAAGAAGACCGCCAAGGAGGCTTGGGAAGCCGTAAAAATGTTGTGCCAGCGAGCCGAGCGTGTAAAGCAGGCAAGGATTCAAACTCTTAAAGCCGA GGAGAGTGTTGTTGATGCTTACGTTGTCAAAAAATTATTACGGGATGTACCTGGAAAATTCCTTCAGATCGCTTCAACTATAGAACAGTTTGGGAATGTTGAAACCATGACAGTTGAGGAAACTGTTGGCTCTTTAAAGGCATACGAAGAACGTTTGCGAGGAAAAAATGAAAGTGGTGGACAAAAGCTACTTCTTACTGAAGAAGAGTGGAATAAGAGAGAGAATGAGGATCGCAACTTGCTACTAACCAGTGAGGAGTGGCTGAAAAGGTCGGGTGGAAACGAAGGACAACGATCTCGAGGAAGAGACATGAAGTGGGTTAAGGACAAGAGCAAAGTAAGATGCTTTAATTGCAGTGCCTATGGCTATTTTTCTGTCGAGTACAAGAAGACTAGGAAAGACAGAGAAACGAAGGAGGAAGCACTCATTGCACAAGTGCCAGACGAAGAACCTGCATTGCTAATGATGAAGTGTAACGAGGAAAAGGTGATGCTCTTCAATGAAGAGGGGATAACACCCACACTTAATTCAGAGAAGCATGGAAAATCAGAAGTATCCAATCTTTGGTACCTCGACAATGGTGCTAGTATTCATATGTCGAGACAATGA